A genome region from Halocatena salina includes the following:
- a CDS encoding DEAD/DEAH box helicase produces the protein MDTDSNPSMDAPITADGLQQTFPEYDDQLQHTETIPADAGAYVAPNDALSEELAASVRETVGELYTHQATALDRLAAGANVCVATSTSSGKTYVYALQIARNHLADPASTALLVYPTKALSRDQEQELNTFFNDLGIDISVRVYDGDTPQNRRKHIRETADVIITNFAGVNTYLAHHTRWRSFLTGCALLVIDESHTYTGVHGMHVAWTIRRLRRLLKHYGSDPQLVCTSATIGNPEEHSRRLTGESFTVVNEDGSPRGPREIAFWEPPVDEVGLDSDAGFEEYMAAQTNPVREAGALLAHLGASGYQTLAFTRSRKNTELGAKYATAAARDQPRTEYVDVEPYHAGLGKETRRGTEHQFKTAQLDGLTSTNALELGIDIGSVDATVLTGYPGTRQSFWQQIGRSGRGTAAALSVFIARADAIDQYILEHPEYVLGDAIEDAVIGLENNPVYAQHILCAAHEQPLTETDREWFDDDRLDRAVEMWTDAGKLAGDLSRSVRYTGSPRPQSDVSMYATSTTQFAVRCSNGEIDMEPIERERAYRDHHAGALFLHDGAQYEVVEFNEDVPYPYITVQEVRTNEYTDTISEKTVRDLVPEATRELGAGYRLAWGTGTVRIHYTQYQRKSIKWSNATAPLQPTGLDPIELRTHLVWIELPSSLRNDVLQNIASSDPPAVSEGAVMEIFGGGLHGAEHGMIKLTPLVFRMDSSDLGGLSTPLHEETGVPTVFIHDAIEGGLGFSKRLYHHIKTIAERTRERVANCSCTGTNGCPACIMDAQCGNRNQYLHTEATVMVLDRLLEQVAADSGADSSTQ, from the coding sequence ATGGACACCGATTCGAACCCCTCAATGGACGCCCCGATCACTGCCGACGGACTCCAGCAGACGTTTCCGGAGTACGATGACCAGCTACAACACACAGAAACGATTCCTGCCGACGCAGGAGCGTACGTCGCTCCCAATGACGCACTCAGCGAGGAGCTCGCTGCGTCCGTCCGCGAAACCGTTGGCGAGTTGTACACTCATCAAGCGACGGCGCTTGACCGCCTCGCCGCAGGAGCAAACGTCTGTGTTGCTACCTCTACATCCTCGGGGAAGACGTACGTGTACGCCCTCCAAATCGCGCGGAACCATCTCGCTGATCCCGCATCGACGGCGTTGCTCGTCTATCCAACCAAGGCTCTCTCACGGGATCAAGAACAGGAACTCAACACGTTCTTCAATGATCTTGGTATAGACATTTCTGTCCGCGTGTACGACGGCGATACACCTCAGAACCGTCGGAAACACATCCGGGAGACCGCGGACGTCATCATCACGAACTTCGCTGGTGTGAACACGTATCTGGCTCATCATACCCGGTGGCGCTCGTTTTTAACTGGCTGTGCGCTACTCGTCATTGACGAGTCCCACACGTACACCGGCGTCCACGGGATGCACGTCGCATGGACGATCCGTCGGCTACGACGCCTCCTCAAGCACTACGGGAGTGATCCCCAACTCGTCTGTACCTCCGCGACGATCGGCAACCCCGAAGAACACTCCCGACGACTGACTGGTGAATCGTTCACCGTCGTCAACGAGGATGGCTCCCCACGGGGCCCCCGTGAAATCGCGTTCTGGGAGCCACCCGTTGATGAGGTCGGCCTCGATTCCGATGCCGGCTTCGAGGAGTATATGGCGGCCCAGACGAATCCAGTTCGGGAAGCAGGTGCACTCCTCGCGCATTTGGGCGCGAGCGGCTACCAGACGCTAGCGTTCACGCGGAGCCGGAAGAACACGGAGCTGGGGGCGAAATACGCGACTGCCGCCGCGCGCGACCAACCACGAACCGAATACGTGGACGTCGAACCGTACCATGCGGGTCTCGGTAAGGAAACCCGCCGGGGCACTGAACACCAGTTCAAAACGGCCCAACTCGATGGGCTTACCTCGACTAACGCGCTCGAGTTGGGCATCGATATCGGCTCGGTGGACGCGACGGTCCTCACGGGCTATCCCGGGACGCGCCAGTCATTCTGGCAGCAGATCGGACGGTCTGGTCGAGGTACAGCTGCTGCGCTGTCAGTGTTCATCGCGCGGGCGGACGCGATCGATCAGTACATCCTCGAGCACCCCGAGTACGTCCTTGGCGATGCGATCGAAGACGCCGTTATCGGTCTCGAAAATAATCCAGTGTACGCCCAACACATCCTCTGTGCCGCGCACGAACAGCCACTAACCGAGACCGATCGTGAGTGGTTCGACGACGATCGACTCGACCGAGCTGTCGAAATGTGGACCGATGCTGGGAAATTGGCTGGGGATCTCTCCCGAAGCGTTCGCTACACGGGATCGCCACGCCCCCAATCCGACGTTTCGATGTACGCGACGTCGACCACCCAGTTCGCCGTCCGTTGTTCGAACGGAGAGATCGACATGGAGCCGATCGAGCGTGAACGCGCCTACCGCGACCACCACGCTGGAGCACTTTTCTTACACGACGGTGCCCAGTATGAAGTGGTCGAATTCAACGAGGACGTTCCGTATCCGTATATCACGGTTCAAGAGGTTCGGACTAACGAATACACGGATACGATCTCAGAGAAAACCGTTCGAGACCTCGTTCCGGAAGCGACGCGCGAGCTGGGTGCTGGCTATCGGCTGGCATGGGGGACGGGGACCGTCAGAATCCACTACACCCAGTACCAACGCAAAAGCATCAAATGGAGTAACGCAACCGCACCGCTGCAGCCGACCGGTCTCGATCCGATCGAGCTTCGAACCCATCTCGTGTGGATCGAGCTGCCGTCATCGCTTCGTAACGATGTTCTCCAGAATATCGCGAGCAGCGATCCGCCGGCAGTCTCTGAGGGGGCGGTCATGGAGATCTTTGGCGGCGGACTACACGGAGCTGAGCACGGAATGATCAAACTCACACCGTTAGTGTTCCGAATGGATAGCTCCGATCTCGGCGGGTTGAGTACACCGCTGCACGAAGAGACAGGCGTTCCGACGGTGTTCATCCACGACGCGATCGAGGGAGGACTCGGATTCAGTAAACGCCTTTACCACCACATCAAGACGATCGCTGAACGAACCCGAGAGCGCGTCGCCAACTGTAGCTGTACAGGCACGAACGGCTGTCCGGCCTGTATCATGGATGCTCAGTGTGGTAATCGTAATCAATATCTTCATACGGAGGCGACCGTGATGGTGCTCGATCGGCTACTCGAACAGGTAGCAGCCGATAGCGGAGCGGACTCTTCTACACAGTAA
- a CDS encoding FAD-dependent oxidoreductase — MGLETDVLVIGGGATGTGIVRDLAMRGLDTTLVEAGTISSGTTGRSHSLLHSGARYMPDDSAGAKACAQENRILKEIAGSCVADTGGLFVQLPADSGVYFEEKVEACREHGIETEVLSGETAQETVPVLPPDTERAVRVPDGVVYPSRLTAATAVSARENGAEIVTRTPITDLHTTDGRVTGGTISLENGTTETIDAAHVVNATGAWAGKVAELAGLDVDMRPSRGVMVVVEYDGLDTVLNRCRPPADGDIIVPHDERVILGTTSEGVTDPDDYPKADWEVSRVFEECTAMLPEIGVDQILRTYWGVRPLYGLAAEPGDERAISRGFTLLDHAERDDTAGFTSIVGGKLTTHRRMAEVVADHVCDRLGVTADCRTATEPLPGSDDPSVLDGFVREFGATVPADTDVTDT, encoded by the coding sequence ATGGGACTAGAGACCGACGTACTGGTCATCGGTGGTGGAGCAACCGGGACCGGCATCGTCCGCGATCTCGCAATGCGCGGACTCGACACGACTCTTGTCGAAGCGGGGACGATTTCGAGTGGTACTACGGGTCGCTCACATTCCTTGCTTCACAGTGGAGCACGCTACATGCCCGATGATTCCGCTGGTGCCAAAGCGTGTGCCCAGGAAAACCGGATCCTAAAGGAGATAGCCGGAAGCTGTGTTGCCGACACCGGTGGGTTGTTCGTTCAGCTCCCGGCCGACAGCGGAGTGTACTTCGAGGAGAAAGTCGAAGCATGCCGCGAACACGGCATCGAGACCGAGGTACTGTCGGGTGAGACTGCCCAGGAAACGGTTCCAGTACTCCCGCCGGATACGGAGCGTGCTGTCAGGGTTCCTGACGGTGTGGTCTATCCCTCGCGGCTCACGGCGGCTACCGCTGTGAGTGCCCGTGAAAACGGGGCGGAAATCGTTACTCGAACACCGATCACCGATCTCCACACCACGGATGGCCGAGTCACGGGCGGAACCATCAGTCTCGAAAATGGCACAACGGAGACGATTGACGCTGCACACGTCGTCAATGCGACCGGTGCGTGGGCTGGGAAGGTCGCCGAGTTGGCCGGTCTCGACGTCGATATGCGACCGAGCAGGGGAGTGATGGTCGTGGTAGAGTACGACGGACTCGATACGGTGTTGAACCGCTGTCGCCCTCCGGCAGACGGTGACATCATCGTTCCACACGACGAGCGAGTGATCCTCGGCACAACCAGCGAAGGAGTCACTGACCCGGACGACTATCCGAAGGCGGACTGGGAGGTCAGTCGTGTGTTCGAGGAGTGTACAGCCATGCTTCCGGAGATCGGTGTGGACCAGATACTACGAACCTACTGGGGCGTCAGACCGCTCTATGGCCTAGCGGCGGAACCGGGCGACGAGCGCGCCATTTCACGGGGGTTCACACTGCTCGATCACGCAGAACGGGACGATACCGCCGGGTTCACCAGCATCGTTGGCGGAAAGCTCACGACTCACCGGCGGATGGCTGAGGTCGTTGCCGACCATGTTTGTGATCGGCTCGGCGTCACTGCTGATTGTCGCACAGCTACGGAACCGTTGCCCGGGAGCGACGATCCGTCTGTGCTCGACGGATTCGTCCGGGAGTTTGGGGCCACGGTCCCGGCCGATACGGACGTAACCGATACCTGA
- a CDS encoding glycerate kinase type-2 family protein: MIKNRSEVIKTPAHDIAIECIEAGITAAQPRRVIGHTVSVTGNTLHIEQQSYDLGDYSEVLILGGGKAAGQMAEVLESLLSDHLTGGVVVTNDPTETSHVTMFEGNHPVPDENGVAGAERLLELAEQAGERTLILTVITGGGSALLPAPAGTISLADLQTVTNDLLASGATIHEINVLRKHISKLKGGQLARVAAPATVVGLTVSDVVGDDLDVIASGPLVPDTSTFQDAIDIIDVYGLSVPESIDEYLTAGIDGEIPETPDPSETFFEAVHNHVLANGRTALEAARDVAQQRGYETFMISSRIRGEASEVAKTYAAVAEEIQATETPIGPPAVVLAGGETTVTLQGNGHGGPNQELALSGGLELSDGNVVVASVDTDGLDGASDAAGAVVDCETAVPSDEARSALANNDVYPFLDDSEALVYTGPTGTNVNDIHVVVIEKDDERLQGNDRAHTGRSK, encoded by the coding sequence ATGATCAAGAATCGGTCGGAAGTAATCAAAACGCCCGCGCACGATATCGCAATAGAGTGTATCGAGGCAGGAATCACTGCTGCCCAGCCACGAAGAGTCATCGGACACACTGTTTCAGTGACGGGTAACACCCTTCATATTGAACAGCAATCATACGATCTGGGTGATTATTCGGAAGTGCTGATCCTGGGCGGCGGCAAGGCAGCCGGACAGATGGCCGAAGTGTTGGAATCGTTGCTTAGCGATCACCTCACTGGGGGCGTCGTCGTGACCAACGACCCGACGGAGACATCCCACGTAACGATGTTTGAAGGAAATCATCCGGTTCCGGATGAGAATGGCGTCGCGGGAGCAGAACGACTACTCGAACTGGCCGAACAGGCTGGCGAACGAACTCTCATCTTGACCGTCATCACTGGTGGCGGGAGTGCACTCTTACCAGCGCCTGCTGGTACGATTTCGTTAGCTGACTTGCAAACGGTCACTAACGACCTTCTGGCTAGCGGGGCGACCATCCACGAGATCAACGTCCTTCGAAAGCATATTTCGAAGCTCAAAGGTGGACAACTCGCTCGGGTTGCAGCTCCAGCGACCGTTGTGGGGCTAACAGTCAGCGATGTCGTTGGTGATGATCTCGATGTCATTGCCAGTGGGCCGCTGGTCCCGGACACATCCACGTTTCAGGACGCGATCGATATCATCGATGTGTACGGGCTATCTGTTCCCGAAAGCATTGATGAGTATCTCACGGCCGGTATCGATGGAGAGATACCTGAAACCCCTGATCCCAGCGAAACGTTTTTCGAAGCCGTACACAACCACGTCCTCGCGAATGGACGCACTGCCTTAGAAGCAGCCCGTGACGTAGCCCAGCAACGGGGATATGAAACGTTCATGATCTCCTCACGAATAAGAGGTGAGGCCAGTGAAGTTGCGAAAACATACGCTGCTGTTGCGGAGGAGATTCAGGCGACGGAAACGCCGATCGGTCCCCCGGCAGTTGTGCTTGCCGGTGGCGAGACGACCGTTACATTACAAGGAAATGGACACGGAGGACCGAACCAAGAACTCGCACTGAGTGGCGGGCTAGAACTATCTGATGGGAACGTGGTCGTTGCCAGCGTCGATACGGACGGTTTAGACGGCGCGTCGGATGCCGCCGGAGCTGTTGTCGACTGTGAAACAGCGGTGCCGTCCGATGAGGCTCGCTCAGCACTCGCAAACAACGACGTGTATCCATTTCTTGACGATTCAGAAGCACTAGTGTACACTGGTCCAACAGGAACGAACGTCAACGACATCCACGTCGTCGTTATCGAAAAGGACGACGAACGACTGCAAGGTAATGACCGAGCGCATACGGGCCGCTCGAAGTAA
- the uraH gene encoding hydroxyisourate hydrolase, with amino-acid sequence MSAGLTTHVLDTSREGPAAGVEVTLQRLDSFGEAETIAQGTTNDDGRLDEPLLTPDRMETGTYQLLFDVGSYYREGPLESTFLETVPVRFIIDDPGEHYHVPLLLSPGGYTTYRGS; translated from the coding sequence ATGAGCGCAGGATTGACAACACACGTTCTCGACACCAGCCGTGAGGGTCCTGCCGCTGGCGTTGAAGTGACACTTCAGCGATTAGATTCGTTCGGTGAGGCAGAGACGATCGCTCAGGGAACGACCAATGACGATGGGCGACTCGATGAGCCGCTTTTGACTCCGGACCGGATGGAAACTGGAACGTATCAACTGTTGTTCGACGTTGGCTCCTACTATCGTGAGGGACCGTTGGAATCGACGTTCCTAGAGACAGTCCCTGTGCGGTTTATTATCGACGATCCCGGCGAACACTATCACGTCCCCCTTTTACTGTCCCCTGGCGGTTACACGACGTACCGGGGTAGCTGA
- the pucL gene encoding factor-independent urate hydroxylase, which translates to MSYSKETDDDTRSTDRRTMNYGKEKIAVYRTYATPLEGVRTIPESSFDGRDNTLFGLDVRVQLEGEEFLPSFSEGDNSMVVATDTMKNFVHHQIGEYDGATVEGFLDFVGSQFLETYSQIDAVKMSANELPFDERPIPGDEGFEPSDLVFRVSDNESAFGEMYLDRGQDGLVVEDQTSGVTGLELVKVNGSSFTDYVQDEYTTLPEREDRTLYISLDVFWTYEDSEDALGMDPQRYVPAEQVRDIAQVVFHEVDSNSIQDLIYQIGLRVLRRFPQLETVSFEANNRTWLEVRDDIEGAEKARVLKEPPRPTGYQQFSMNRGDLDEEASQ; encoded by the coding sequence ATGAGTTACAGCAAGGAGACTGATGACGACACTCGAAGCACCGATCGACGAACGATGAACTACGGTAAGGAAAAAATCGCTGTATACCGCACATACGCGACTCCACTGGAAGGGGTTCGTACTATTCCGGAGTCCTCATTCGACGGACGTGATAACACTTTATTTGGATTAGATGTTCGGGTGCAGCTCGAAGGCGAGGAGTTTTTGCCGTCCTTCAGCGAGGGTGATAACAGCATGGTGGTTGCAACGGATACGATGAAGAATTTCGTTCACCATCAGATTGGAGAGTACGATGGCGCTACGGTTGAGGGCTTTCTCGATTTTGTAGGGTCTCAGTTCCTCGAAACCTACTCACAAATCGATGCGGTGAAAATGTCAGCCAACGAACTCCCCTTCGACGAGCGACCTATTCCCGGGGACGAGGGATTCGAACCAAGCGATCTCGTCTTCCGAGTGTCCGATAACGAGTCAGCGTTCGGGGAGATGTATCTCGATCGGGGACAGGATGGTCTTGTCGTCGAAGACCAAACAAGTGGTGTGACTGGGCTCGAACTGGTCAAGGTGAATGGAAGTTCCTTCACCGATTATGTACAAGACGAGTACACGACCCTCCCGGAGCGAGAGGACCGGACGCTCTACATCTCGCTAGATGTCTTCTGGACTTACGAGGATTCGGAGGATGCGCTGGGAATGGATCCCCAGCGCTATGTTCCAGCCGAGCAGGTGCGTGACATCGCACAGGTTGTATTCCACGAAGTCGATTCGAATTCGATCCAAGACCTGATCTACCAGATCGGTTTACGGGTTCTTAGGCGGTTCCCACAGCTTGAAACCGTCAGCTTCGAAGCCAACAACCGCACTTGGCTCGAAGTGCGGGATGATATTGAGGGAGCGGAGAAAGCACGGGTTCTGAAAGAACCGCCCCGACCCACTGGATATCAGCAATTTTCTATGAATCGCGGTGATCTCGACGAGGAGGCATCCCAATGA
- the uraD gene encoding 2-oxo-4-hydroxy-4-carboxy-5-ureidoimidazoline decarboxylase, with amino-acid sequence MKEFTVERLNQADKGTFVEILGGVYELSPWVAERTWSQQPFTSIDDVQETMESTVRNASREEKLALLRAHPDLGERADMTEASQREQASAGLDQLTQDQYEAFQRLNEAYQDKFEFPFIMAVKDESPGAIREAMEDRLDHSNSEEFQTALDEVNKIAQLRIEKLITP; translated from the coding sequence ATGAAAGAGTTCACGGTCGAGAGATTAAACCAGGCTGATAAAGGGACTTTCGTGGAGATCCTGGGCGGTGTCTACGAACTGTCTCCGTGGGTAGCCGAGCGGACTTGGTCACAACAGCCGTTCACTTCCATCGACGACGTACAGGAAACCATGGAAAGCACTGTCCGGAACGCTTCACGAGAAGAGAAGCTCGCACTTCTTCGGGCACACCCCGACCTCGGTGAACGGGCCGACATGACTGAAGCATCACAGAGAGAGCAAGCCTCCGCTGGGCTTGATCAGTTGACGCAAGACCAGTACGAAGCTTTTCAACGGTTGAACGAGGCTTATCAGGATAAATTCGAATTCCCGTTCATCATGGCAGTGAAAGACGAGTCTCCCGGTGCAATCAGGGAAGCGATGGAAGACCGGCTCGATCACTCGAACTCCGAGGAATTCCAAACCGCTCTGGATGAAGTCAATAAAATTGCTCAACTTAGAATTGAGAAATTAATAACGCCGTGA
- a CDS encoding MFS transporter encodes MDSYDKSEDTASRSGLERFRPNQTVLGFSGTQALVLVGILLVALNLRPAIASISPVLEQMRSDLNLDYASISLLTTIPTFCMGLFAFVTPLLARHLGRERTVFWAVVLIGVSTVARLWSTHITVLFTTTTVVGIGIAIAQTLLPELVSEHFVDRAGYVTGLYTTSLIIGGGIATSLTAPLMNALGTWPIALAAWSILAVVAALVWIPAMRLTRSSTDTGTTIPSSRLPWRHPWVWALALFFVGQTILFYSMLTWLAPLYVGLGWNSEHAGFLLTVAMGGQLVGSLCVTGLIDRFPDRRPVLAVVLTASAVGLAAIVFVPLVAPWFWAVLLGFGTAGSFTLGLTLPVDYAPTPDTAGLLSSVVLGVGYLIGAFGPFVIGWMRDLTGGYQVPFSGLAVLNIIMLVGAIGFHPDRTIEV; translated from the coding sequence ATGGATTCGTACGATAAATCGGAGGATACGGCTTCTCGCTCCGGACTGGAGCGGTTCAGACCGAACCAAACTGTCCTCGGCTTTTCTGGTACGCAAGCCCTCGTGCTCGTCGGAATCTTACTGGTCGCATTGAATCTCCGGCCGGCCATTGCCTCTATCTCGCCGGTGCTCGAACAGATGCGGAGCGACCTCAACCTAGACTACGCTTCCATCAGCCTTCTCACGACCATTCCCACGTTCTGCATGGGGCTTTTCGCGTTTGTAACACCGTTGCTCGCCCGACATCTTGGGCGCGAGCGTACCGTGTTTTGGGCAGTCGTTCTTATCGGTGTATCGACAGTCGCACGGCTATGGAGTACCCACATCACCGTGCTATTCACAACGACTACTGTGGTTGGTATCGGTATCGCCATCGCGCAGACACTGCTTCCCGAACTCGTGAGCGAACACTTCGTCGACCGCGCTGGTTACGTTACTGGTCTCTACACCACGAGTTTGATTATTGGAGGGGGGATCGCTACCAGTTTGACTGCACCTCTTATGAACGCGCTTGGAACGTGGCCTATCGCCCTTGCCGCTTGGTCCATCCTTGCAGTGGTTGCTGCGCTCGTTTGGATCCCGGCGATGCGGCTGACACGGTCTTCCACAGACACCGGCACGACGATCCCCTCTAGCCGCTTACCGTGGCGACATCCGTGGGTGTGGGCACTCGCGCTCTTCTTTGTCGGTCAGACGATCCTCTTTTATTCGATGCTGACGTGGCTCGCTCCGCTCTACGTCGGTCTCGGCTGGAATTCCGAACACGCTGGGTTCTTGCTGACTGTCGCTATGGGTGGACAACTGGTTGGTTCGCTGTGTGTGACGGGGTTGATCGACCGTTTTCCGGACCGACGGCCGGTATTGGCTGTCGTGCTTACTGCGAGTGCCGTTGGATTAGCCGCTATTGTGTTCGTTCCGCTCGTCGCTCCGTGGTTCTGGGCGGTCTTGCTGGGCTTTGGGACTGCAGGCTCGTTCACGCTCGGGCTGACCCTTCCGGTAGATTACGCTCCGACTCCAGACACGGCGGGACTGTTGAGCTCGGTCGTGCTGGGCGTCGGTTATCTCATCGGTGCGTTTGGCCCGTTCGTGATCGGGTGGATGCGTGATCTGACTGGCGGCTACCAAGTACCGTTTTCAGGCCTTGCTGTGCTCAACATCATTATGCTTGTCGGTGCAATAGGCTTTCATCCAGATCGAACGATTGAGGTATAA
- the bcp gene encoding thioredoxin-dependent thiol peroxidase has product MLDAGQKAPAFTLPNHEGETVRLSDYDGQHVVLYFYPQADTPGCTREACSFRDAWHRFEEQEVTVIGVSDDSLEDIKAFKEKYDLPFELLSDEDGEVATAYESYGTTSVESETRDIIRRNTYVIDETGVIKRVYEDVSPNSHAQKIIDDLS; this is encoded by the coding sequence ATGCTCGATGCCGGTCAGAAGGCACCAGCGTTTACACTGCCGAACCACGAGGGTGAAACCGTGCGATTGTCAGATTACGATGGACAGCATGTCGTGCTGTACTTCTATCCGCAAGCAGACACACCCGGTTGTACCAGAGAGGCGTGTTCTTTTCGTGACGCATGGCATCGATTCGAAGAACAGGAGGTTACCGTTATCGGCGTGAGTGACGACTCCCTTGAGGACATCAAGGCGTTCAAAGAGAAGTACGATCTTCCTTTCGAACTCCTCAGTGACGAAGACGGAGAAGTAGCAACGGCATACGAGTCGTACGGGACAACGAGCGTCGAGAGTGAGACAAGAGACATCATCCGCCGCAATACCTACGTTATCGACGAAACAGGCGTCATCAAACGCGTTTACGAGGACGTTTCTCCCAACAGCCACGCTCAGAAGATCATCGATGATCTCTCATAA
- a CDS encoding universal stress protein: MQRALVVVEGTESTKKLVREAGELAAGVGAKVYLVHVTTKETFSEYATSLANIPDRDTGYSIDRAREGARRFAEDIGRDVFEGLAVEYEAIGELGDKKEQVLEVAREKDCDHLFISGRKRSPTGKAVFGDVTQSILLTFDGKVTVITV; this comes from the coding sequence ATGCAGCGTGCGCTTGTGGTCGTTGAGGGGACTGAATCAACCAAGAAACTCGTTCGTGAGGCTGGCGAACTTGCCGCTGGCGTCGGGGCTAAGGTGTATCTAGTCCATGTTACCACGAAAGAGACGTTCAGTGAGTACGCGACCTCCCTTGCGAACATTCCAGACCGTGATACGGGCTACAGCATCGACCGAGCACGCGAGGGAGCCCGACGGTTCGCAGAAGATATCGGTCGAGACGTCTTTGAGGGACTCGCAGTCGAGTATGAGGCTATCGGCGAACTCGGCGATAAAAAAGAACAGGTTCTCGAAGTCGCCCGTGAGAAGGACTGTGATCACCTTTTCATCAGCGGACGAAAGCGTTCACCGACTGGCAAAGCGGTCTTTGGAGACGTTACCCAGTCGATCCTTCTCACATTTGATGGGAAGGTGACTGTTATCACTGTCTAA
- a CDS encoding uracil-xanthine permease family protein has translation MTQSNKPRQSNVIYDIEDKPPLGEAVPLGLQHVLAMVLGNVAVPLIIASTVGLATGNTIFLVQMAFIVAGVASLIQAYPLGPIGGQVPVMMGTSFAFLGTLLLIADQSSLAVVFGAALVGSMVQIFIGSFYEHFKFLFPPLVNGIVVMLIGLTLIQTGIDYAAGASGGPEATANYASLVNLGLATLVFLVTLVLNQFFRGILRIASVFFGILIGYITAVFLGMVDFTPVAQAGWIALPNPLRFGIAFDPSAILAVSAVYLIVSMETVGNISAIVSETGRNATTSEVRGGLLADGVMSGIAAIFGAFPNTSFGQNVGLISFTGVASRHVVGIAGGFLIVFGFVPKVGALVTTLPDPVLGGATTILFAMIFTSGLNIIHKEVVLTNRNTTIIAVAVALGLGVTFRPELTANFPETIQTLFGSGVVLGGLSGLVLNLVVPRDAPINGLSDTETAVQEVSDDD, from the coding sequence ATGACACAATCAAACAAACCGAGGCAATCGAATGTTATCTATGATATAGAGGATAAACCGCCACTGGGCGAAGCAGTCCCACTCGGCTTGCAACACGTACTTGCGATGGTTCTTGGAAACGTTGCTGTGCCGCTGATCATCGCTTCCACAGTCGGCCTTGCAACTGGAAATACGATTTTTCTCGTTCAGATGGCTTTCATCGTTGCGGGAGTAGCAAGTCTCATTCAGGCATACCCTCTCGGTCCGATCGGTGGCCAGGTGCCTGTCATGATGGGAACGAGCTTTGCGTTTCTCGGAACACTACTCCTTATCGCTGATCAGTCGAGCCTTGCAGTGGTATTTGGGGCAGCACTCGTCGGCTCGATGGTTCAAATCTTCATCGGCTCCTTCTACGAACATTTCAAATTCCTTTTTCCTCCATTGGTCAACGGTATCGTAGTGATGCTTATCGGACTGACGCTTATTCAAACGGGGATCGACTACGCTGCTGGTGCCAGCGGCGGTCCGGAGGCGACTGCAAACTACGCCTCACTGGTCAATCTCGGTTTAGCTACTCTCGTCTTTCTCGTGACGCTCGTGCTGAACCAGTTCTTTCGGGGGATCCTCCGTATCGCAAGCGTGTTCTTCGGTATTCTCATCGGCTATATCACGGCTGTATTCCTTGGAATGGTGGACTTCACGCCGGTCGCGCAGGCTGGTTGGATAGCACTACCTAACCCGTTGCGGTTCGGTATTGCATTCGATCCGAGCGCTATCCTCGCCGTCTCAGCCGTCTATCTCATCGTTTCCATGGAAACTGTTGGCAATATTTCAGCGATCGTCTCGGAAACGGGGCGAAACGCTACAACGAGCGAGGTCCGCGGTGGGTTACTCGCTGACGGCGTGATGAGTGGCATTGCAGCCATATTTGGGGCGTTTCCGAATACCTCGTTCGGTCAGAACGTCGGATTGATTAGCTTCACCGGCGTCGCTAGCCGTCACGTGGTCGGAATTGCTGGTGGATTCCTGATCGTCTTCGGATTCGTTCCGAAGGTCGGTGCACTCGTGACGACGTTACCCGACCCCGTTCTTGGTGGGGCTACAACCATCCTCTTTGCGATGATTTTCACTAGTGGACTCAACATTATTCATAAAGAAGTGGTTCTCACCAATCGCAACACGACTATTATCGCTGTCGCCGTCGCACTCGGCTTGGGGGTCACGTTCCGTCCTGAACTGACGGCGAACTTTCCCGAAACGATTCAGACCTTGTTCGGTTCCGGCGTCGTTTTGGGAGGACTCTCTGGGCTCGTTCTGAATCTCGTGGTCCCTCGAGATGCCCCTATCAACGGTCTCTCTGATACCGAGACAGCCGTACAAGAGGTCTCAGATGATGATTGA